One Chryseobacterium geocarposphaerae DNA window includes the following coding sequences:
- a CDS encoding ATP-grasp domain-containing protein, with amino-acid sequence MYFLIQANVYLDPDHYKIFDALEELNIDYSVINIPPTAEKIDFETDRKDVFVYGSVTIARLAKQNIDWFPGSFYEGNHLYEVYSQYYGENLLNHKVSVHKISEELIWKKDELKFIKPYNEAKIFTGKVFNEAEWKDFVFEALENQSNRITEDSLVQISEAKRTIKEARIWIVGGQIIDAGYYKFNDNTPFEEKVSEGGLSFANEMIQLFNLEEAFVMDICLTDEGWKIVEINCINSSGFYPNTNVKSIIKALNIYFSN; translated from the coding sequence ATGTATTTTTTAATTCAGGCTAATGTATATTTAGATCCCGATCATTATAAAATTTTCGATGCTTTGGAAGAATTAAATATTGATTATAGCGTAATTAATATTCCTCCAACTGCAGAGAAAATCGATTTTGAAACAGACAGAAAAGATGTTTTCGTATATGGTTCGGTAACGATTGCTAGATTGGCAAAACAAAATATCGATTGGTTTCCAGGTTCTTTTTACGAAGGCAATCATTTGTATGAAGTGTATTCTCAATATTATGGCGAAAACCTTTTGAATCACAAAGTTTCCGTTCACAAAATTTCTGAAGAACTGATTTGGAAAAAAGATGAGCTTAAATTCATTAAACCTTACAATGAAGCGAAAATTTTTACAGGAAAAGTTTTCAATGAAGCGGAATGGAAAGACTTTGTTTTTGAAGCATTGGAAAATCAATCCAACAGAATTACAGAAGATTCTTTGGTTCAGATTTCCGAAGCAAAACGGACAATAAAAGAAGCAAGAATTTGGATTGTTGGCGGACAAATAATCGATGCAGGATATTATAAATTCAATGATAATACTCCTTTCGAAGAAAAAGTTTCGGAAGGCGGATTGAGTTTCGCTAATGAAATGATTCAATTGTTCAATCTTGAAGAAGCTTTTGTAATGGATATTTGTTTAACAGATGAAGGCTGGAAAATTGTTGAAATCAATTGTATTAACAGCTCCGGATTTTATCCGAATACGAATGTGAAAAGTATTATCAAAGCTTTGAATATCTACTTTTCAAATTAG
- a CDS encoding cyclic-phosphate processing receiver domain-containing protein, translated as MKMTKRLLFLDDIRYPIEAYHYTQQDIFLRNDWHIVRNYEQFVNRILEKGLPEMISFDHDLADEHYLKQDSQEFVEKTGYDCAKWLVEYCMDYYLELPEFYCHSMNPVGKENIESLLKNFKNL; from the coding sequence ATGAAAATGACAAAAAGATTATTGTTTCTGGATGATATAAGATACCCGATTGAAGCGTATCATTATACCCAACAGGACATTTTCCTCAGAAACGACTGGCATATTGTTCGGAATTACGAGCAGTTTGTCAACAGGATTTTGGAAAAAGGACTTCCGGAGATGATCTCTTTTGATCATGATCTGGCTGATGAACATTATCTGAAACAGGATTCTCAGGAATTTGTTGAGAAAACAGGATACGACTGTGCCAAATGGCTGGTAGAATATTGTATGGATTATTATCTGGAGCTTCCAGAATTTTACTGTCATTCCATGAATCCTGTTGGAAAGGAAAATATTGAAAGTCTTTTAAAAAACTTTAAAAATTTGTAA
- a CDS encoding DinB family protein, translated as MDIFRLMKDIKTHLKLSFDEVNRWFDKDNEILNFQPSNGGWTIRQILEHIYLTNFYLLILIEKGSKKAMRNYLDLDLNLEIENYSFSQDKFEKVGKYGAFEWIRPEHMEPKGELNLTEIRSLISQQYHQCLNYLDLMKNGEGLLCKTTMTVNELGKINVYEYIYFLSLHAQRHLTQMTNNELEVI; from the coding sequence ATGGACATTTTTAGATTAATGAAGGATATAAAAACGCATTTGAAACTCAGTTTTGATGAGGTCAACAGATGGTTTGATAAAGATAATGAAATATTGAATTTTCAGCCTTCAAACGGAGGCTGGACGATTCGACAGATTTTAGAACATATTTATCTCACGAACTTTTATTTGTTGATTTTAATCGAAAAAGGTTCAAAAAAAGCAATGCGTAATTATCTCGATCTTGATTTAAATCTTGAAATAGAAAATTACAGTTTCAGTCAGGATAAGTTTGAAAAAGTGGGTAAGTATGGTGCTTTCGAATGGATAAGACCGGAGCATATGGAGCCGAAAGGAGAATTGAATTTAACTGAAATCAGAAGTTTAATCTCTCAACAATATCATCAGTGTTTAAATTATTTAGACTTGATGAAAAATGGTGAAGGTCTTCTCTGCAAAACAACCATGACGGTAAATGAACTCGGGAAAATCAATGTGTACGAATACATTTATTTCCTTTCACTCCATGCTCAAAGACATCTTACTCAGATGACAAATAATGAATTAGAAGTGATTTGA
- a CDS encoding RNA ligase, Rnl2 family: MIFKTYNSIENAYQTRVIDQIKMQGFGDEVFIVQEKVHGANFSFFTDGKEIKIGKRTAFIEKDEKFFNAHQILERYRKKVIEVFGRVKTTYPDVETVVIYGELFGGGYKHKEVEAVKDAVKVQKGIEYAPYNEFYAFDIKLNGTTYLDTDLVNQIFEETGFFYAKILFQGTLEEALKFPNVFDSKIPDWLGLPELENNMCEGTIVKTLKTRYFGNGSRVILKNKNEKWVEKSKVVRKQNKSAQKQISFSEKAQNIWEEIQKYATVNRLNNVVSKIGEFEPKMIGKVIGLFAQDILEDFEKDFPEVFTTIEKEEHKRINKKLNSLVIDMVKEELMTVKV; this comes from the coding sequence ATGATTTTCAAAACATATAACTCTATAGAAAATGCTTACCAGACTCGCGTGATCGATCAGATTAAGATGCAAGGGTTTGGGGATGAGGTTTTCATCGTGCAGGAGAAGGTTCACGGGGCAAATTTCTCTTTCTTTACCGACGGAAAGGAAATTAAAATCGGAAAAAGGACCGCTTTCATTGAAAAAGATGAAAAGTTCTTCAATGCACATCAGATTTTAGAACGTTACAGAAAAAAAGTAATAGAAGTTTTCGGAAGAGTGAAAACAACGTATCCCGATGTTGAAACTGTAGTAATTTACGGTGAATTATTCGGTGGCGGTTACAAACACAAAGAAGTCGAAGCTGTAAAAGATGCAGTGAAGGTGCAGAAAGGTATTGAATATGCACCTTACAACGAGTTTTACGCATTCGACATCAAATTGAACGGAACTACTTATTTGGATACGGATTTAGTGAATCAAATTTTTGAGGAAACCGGGTTTTTCTATGCAAAGATTCTATTTCAGGGAACTTTAGAAGAGGCTTTGAAGTTTCCGAATGTTTTCGATTCTAAAATTCCGGATTGGTTGGGATTACCGGAACTCGAGAACAATATGTGCGAAGGAACCATCGTGAAAACTTTGAAAACCAGATATTTTGGAAATGGCTCAAGAGTCATTTTGAAAAATAAAAATGAAAAATGGGTTGAAAAATCTAAAGTAGTAAGAAAACAGAATAAATCAGCTCAAAAACAAATCAGCTTTAGCGAAAAAGCTCAAAATATTTGGGAAGAAATCCAAAAATATGCAACTGTAAACAGGTTGAATAATGTTGTCAGCAAGATTGGCGAATTTGAACCCAAAATGATTGGTAAAGTGATCGGTCTTTTTGCACAGGATATTTTAGAGGATTTTGAAAAAGATTTTCCTGAGGTTTTCACAACCATTGAAAAAGAAGAACATAAAAGGATCAACAAAAAGTTGAATTCTTTAGTCATTGATATGGTAAAAGAAGAATTAATGACAGTAAAAGTATAG
- a CDS encoding 3'-5' exonuclease — protein MKTTNEIIIIDLEATCWENDRIPIGQKVDIIEIGICELNRTTKAISKKQSIYVIPERSRISRFCTDLTGITPQLIEEKGIYFEEACEKIKNEYHSSQLTWAGFGSFDQEQIMEQCDYLGIENPFSENYINVMHQFKNYNGLHKMMGLKRALKFLNMNFEGNHHSGADDAYNAAKILKEILR, from the coding sequence ATGAAAACAACTAATGAAATAATAATCATCGATCTCGAAGCCACATGTTGGGAAAACGACAGAATTCCTATTGGGCAAAAAGTCGATATCATAGAAATAGGAATTTGCGAATTAAACAGAACAACAAAAGCAATTTCCAAGAAACAGAGCATTTACGTAATTCCCGAAAGATCTAGGATCAGTAGATTTTGTACAGACCTTACCGGGATTACTCCACAACTTATCGAAGAAAAAGGAATCTATTTCGAAGAAGCCTGTGAGAAAATAAAGAATGAATACCATTCTTCTCAGCTTACCTGGGCTGGTTTCGGAAGTTTTGATCAGGAACAGATCATGGAGCAGTGTGATTATCTGGGTATTGAAAATCCTTTTTCAGAAAATTATATCAACGTGATGCATCAGTTTAAAAATTATAACGGACTTCATAAAATGATGGGGCTGAAAAGAGCTTTAAAGTTTCTGAATATGAATTTTGAAGGCAATCATCACAGTGGAGCAGATGATGCTTATAATGCCGCAAAGATTTTAAAAGAAATTTTACGGTAA